A stretch of the Streptomyces sp. WMMB303 genome encodes the following:
- a CDS encoding ATP-binding protein, translated as MRRASVRLRAALGATLVVALALVAAGFLVVATLRGGLADTARLAAENAARGTAAQLAGLSDTRAGRADGLDADEPVQVVAADGRVLGASDPLRGHGPIAGFARPDPPGEEAEHQDSESDSESDSDAGPEPESARGGAAEELDADSESRTLSFPVDDDGEVTYDKEDITGTQEFDVAAVQGRTGDGTPVVVYSGASLGAQQEAVSTVTRAMLSGLPVLLLVVAGVTWLVTRRALRPVEGIRREMSAITASTDLARRVPEPDARDEVARLARTTNETLAALETSVERRRRFVADASHELRSPIASLRTQLEVAAAHPELLDLDEAVADTVRLQTLAADLLLLARLDAGERPAEGRVALDALVREQVAQRGADRHPVRVAETPADGEVRGSAGQLSRVLANLLDNAQRHAASEVRVSVRRDGGDLVVEVLDDGPGVPAADRERIFERFVRLDAARSRDEGGAGLGLAIARDVAERHGGTLRAPAPSGGGGRFVLRLPLADS; from the coding sequence GTGCGTAGGGCGTCCGTGCGCCTGCGGGCCGCGCTCGGCGCCACGCTGGTGGTGGCGCTCGCGCTGGTCGCCGCGGGCTTCCTCGTCGTGGCCACGCTCCGCGGCGGGCTCGCCGACACCGCCCGGCTCGCCGCCGAGAACGCGGCACGTGGCACCGCGGCCCAGCTTGCCGGCCTGTCCGATACGCGGGCGGGCCGGGCGGACGGACTCGACGCGGACGAGCCCGTGCAGGTCGTGGCTGCGGACGGCAGGGTGCTCGGCGCCAGTGACCCGCTGCGCGGGCACGGTCCGATCGCCGGTTTCGCGCGCCCCGACCCGCCCGGCGAGGAAGCGGAGCACCAGGACAGCGAATCCGACTCCGAATCCGACTCCGACGCGGGACCGGAGCCCGAGAGCGCCCGTGGCGGCGCGGCCGAGGAGCTGGACGCGGACAGCGAGAGCAGGACGCTCAGCTTCCCGGTGGACGACGACGGCGAGGTCACCTACGACAAGGAGGACATCACCGGCACCCAGGAGTTCGACGTCGCCGCCGTCCAGGGCCGCACCGGGGACGGCACACCCGTCGTCGTCTACTCCGGAGCCTCGCTCGGTGCCCAGCAGGAGGCGGTCTCCACGGTGACCCGCGCCATGCTGTCCGGGCTGCCCGTGCTGCTGCTGGTCGTCGCGGGGGTGACCTGGCTGGTGACCCGGCGCGCGCTGCGGCCGGTCGAGGGCATCCGGCGGGAGATGAGCGCGATCACGGCCAGTACCGACCTCGCCCGCCGGGTCCCCGAACCGGACGCGCGGGACGAGGTGGCGCGGCTGGCCCGGACGACGAACGAGACGCTGGCGGCACTGGAGACGTCCGTGGAGCGCCGACGGCGGTTCGTCGCCGACGCCTCGCACGAGTTGCGCAGCCCCATCGCCTCGCTCCGCACCCAGCTGGAGGTCGCCGCCGCGCACCCCGAACTGCTCGATCTGGACGAGGCCGTGGCGGACACCGTACGGCTCCAGACGCTGGCCGCCGATCTGCTGCTGCTGGCCCGGCTCGACGCGGGTGAGCGGCCCGCCGAAGGGCGGGTCGCCCTGGATGCGCTGGTGCGCGAGCAGGTGGCCCAGCGGGGCGCGGACCGGCATCCGGTGCGGGTGGCGGAGACGCCGGCCGACGGGGAAGTGCGCGGCTCGGCCGGGCAGTTGTCGCGGGTGCTGGCCAACCTGCTGGACAACGCCCAGCGGCACGCCGCCTCGGAGGTGCGGGTCTCGGTGCGGCGGGACGGCGGCGACCTCGTCGTCGAGGTCCTCGACGACGGACCGGGCGTGCCCGCTGCGGACCGCGAGCGGATCTTCGAACGCTTTGTGCGGCTGGATGCCGCGCGCTCCCGCGACGAGGGCGGCGCCGGACTGGGGCTGGCCATCGCCCGGGACGTCGCGGAGCGCCACGGTGGCACCCTGCGCGCACCGGCCCCCTCCGGGGGAGGGGGCCGCTTCGTCCTGCGGCTGCCGCTCGCCGACAGTTGA
- a CDS encoding response regulator transcription factor, whose protein sequence is MRLLIVEDERRLARSLAGGLMAEGFAVDVVHDGAEGLHMAAGNDYDLIVLDIMLPGMNGYRVCGALRAAGDETPVLMLTAKDGEYDEAEGLDTGADDYLTKPFSYVVLLARVRALLRRRTRGAKAVLRVGELTVDPGAQRVTVAEQDGEREVELTAKEFAVLEYLATRAGEVVAKSEILDHVWDFAYEGDVNIVEVYVSALRRKLGAERIGTVRGAGYRLGDAAAGARGA, encoded by the coding sequence GTGCGTCTGCTGATCGTGGAGGACGAGCGGCGACTGGCCCGGTCGCTCGCCGGGGGGCTGATGGCCGAGGGCTTCGCCGTGGACGTGGTGCACGACGGCGCGGAAGGGCTGCACATGGCGGCCGGGAACGACTACGACCTGATCGTGCTCGACATCATGCTGCCCGGGATGAACGGCTACCGCGTCTGCGGTGCGCTGCGGGCGGCAGGTGACGAGACACCCGTACTGATGCTGACCGCCAAGGACGGCGAGTACGACGAGGCGGAGGGGCTGGACACCGGCGCCGACGACTACCTCACCAAACCCTTCTCCTACGTCGTGCTCCTCGCCCGGGTACGTGCTCTGCTGCGCCGCCGCACCCGCGGGGCCAAGGCCGTCCTGCGGGTCGGGGAGCTGACCGTCGACCCCGGCGCGCAGCGCGTCACGGTGGCCGAGCAGGACGGCGAGCGGGAGGTGGAGCTGACGGCGAAGGAGTTCGCCGTCCTGGAGTATCTGGCCACCCGCGCCGGAGAGGTCGTCGCCAAGTCGGAGATCCTCGATCACGTCTGGGACTTCGCCTACGAGGGCGATGTGAACATCGTCGAGGTGTATGTCAGCGCCCTGCGGCGGAAGCTGGGCGCGGAGCGGATCGGCACGGTGCGGGGGGCCGGCTACCGGCTCGGCGACGCCGCCGCGGGAGCCCGCGGTGCGTAG
- a CDS encoding PepSY domain-containing protein translates to MKRKVIIATVAAAALVGGGTATAFGVAGHDSDPAGASTAAGSPQSNGRAIDQDDDRGDHEDGKGGRSGGRAGDARTAEVSFGRAAEAVLKEVPGAISELELDTDGDRQVWEADVLAEDGTWHDVKIDASTGDVVKNAENAESRVDTRKDDERSVVRSAELDAATAGKKAAAAAEGAVTSVDLDDDGRDKGRWEAEAVDEQGTEHELVLDGTSGKVLHHETERDDD, encoded by the coding sequence ATGAAGCGCAAGGTCATCATCGCAACCGTCGCCGCGGCAGCCCTGGTCGGAGGGGGTACGGCCACGGCGTTCGGGGTCGCCGGCCACGACAGCGACCCGGCCGGTGCCTCGACGGCCGCCGGCTCGCCGCAATCGAACGGACGCGCGATCGATCAGGACGACGACCGCGGCGACCACGAGGACGGCAAGGGCGGCAGGAGCGGCGGCCGGGCCGGGGACGCCCGTACCGCGGAGGTCTCCTTCGGCCGTGCGGCCGAGGCCGTGCTGAAGGAGGTGCCCGGCGCCATCAGCGAGCTGGAGCTGGACACCGACGGCGACCGGCAGGTGTGGGAGGCCGACGTCCTCGCCGAGGACGGCACGTGGCACGACGTGAAGATCGACGCCAGCACGGGCGACGTCGTCAAGAACGCCGAGAACGCCGAGAGCCGGGTGGACACCCGGAAGGACGACGAGCGCTCCGTCGTCCGCTCCGCCGAACTGGACGCGGCCACGGCCGGCAAGAAGGCGGCCGCCGCGGCCGAGGGCGCCGTCACCTCCGTCGACCTGGACGACGACGGCCGGGACAAGGGCCGCTGGGAGGCCGAAGCGGTGGACGAGCAGGGCACGGAGCACGAACTCGTCCTCGACGGCACCTCGGGCAAGGTGCTGCACCACGAGACGGAGCGGGACGACGACTGA
- the meaB gene encoding methylmalonyl Co-A mutase-associated GTPase MeaB: protein MADVAALVAAAREGAPRAVARLISLVEGASPQLREAMAAVAPHCGNAYVVGLTGSPGVGKSTTTSALVTAYRAQGRRVGVLAVDPSSPFSGGALLGDRVRMGEHASDPGVYIRSMATRGHLGGLAWAAPQAIRMLDAAGCDVILVETVGVGQSEVEIAAQADTSVVLLAPGMGDGIQAAKAGILEIGDVYVVNKADRDGADATVRELNHMLGLGEARGPGDWRPPVVRTVAARGEGLEEMVAALDKHRGWMEERGVLAERRAARAAKEIETIAVTALRRRIGELRGGKRLDALAARVLEGTLDPYTAADELVEGVTEG from the coding sequence ATGGCGGATGTCGCAGCGCTGGTGGCGGCGGCCCGGGAGGGCGCGCCGCGGGCCGTGGCGCGGCTGATCTCCCTCGTCGAGGGAGCCTCCCCGCAGCTTCGCGAGGCCATGGCGGCCGTCGCGCCCCACTGCGGCAACGCCTACGTGGTCGGCCTGACCGGGTCGCCCGGTGTCGGCAAGTCCACCACCACCTCCGCGCTGGTCACCGCGTACCGTGCGCAGGGCAGGCGGGTGGGTGTGCTGGCCGTGGACCCGTCCTCGCCGTTCTCCGGCGGCGCGCTGCTGGGCGACCGGGTGCGGATGGGGGAGCATGCCTCCGACCCGGGCGTCTACATCCGGTCGATGGCCACCCGCGGCCACCTGGGCGGCCTGGCCTGGGCCGCTCCGCAGGCGATCCGGATGCTGGACGCGGCGGGCTGCGACGTGATCCTGGTCGAGACCGTCGGTGTCGGGCAGTCCGAGGTCGAGATCGCGGCGCAGGCGGACACCAGTGTGGTGCTGCTCGCGCCCGGCATGGGCGACGGCATTCAGGCGGCGAAGGCCGGGATCCTGGAGATCGGCGACGTCTATGTCGTCAACAAGGCCGATCGGGACGGCGCCGACGCCACCGTCCGCGAGCTCAACCACATGCTCGGCCTGGGCGAGGCCCGCGGCCCCGGCGACTGGCGGCCGCCGGTGGTCAGGACCGTGGCCGCGCGCGGGGAGGGGCTGGAGGAGATGGTCGCGGCCCTGGACAAGCACCGCGGCTGGATGGAGGAGCGCGGTGTGCTGGCCGAGCGCCGCGCGGCGCGCGCCGCGAAGGAGATCGAGACGATCGCGGTCACCGCGCTGCGCCGCCGGATCGGCGAGCTGCGGGGCGGCAAGCGGCTCGACGCGCTGGCCGCGCGCGTGCTCGAGGGGACGCTGGACCCCTACACCGCGGCCGACGAACTGGTCGAGGGCGTCACCGAGGGGTGA
- a CDS encoding acetyl-CoA C-acetyltransferase, whose protein sequence is MTPTPSSTTSVIVSGARTPMGRLLGSLKSFSGADLGGFAIKAALERAGIGGDQVEYVIMGQVLQAGAGQIPARQAAVKAGIPMNVPALTVNKVCLSGLDAIALADQLVRAGEFDVVVAGGQESMTNAPHLMPKSREGYKYGSLEVLDSMAHDGLTDSFDGVAMGASTEKHNTRLGIPRQVQDEIAARSHQRAAAAQRDGLFQAEITPVEIPQRKGDPVLFSEDEGIRGDSTAESLGKLRPAFAKDGTITAGSASQISDGAAAVVVMSKAKAEELGVEWIAEIGAHGNVAGPDNSLQSQPSNAIQHALKKAGRAVADLDLVEINEAFAAVAYQSMKDLEISPEKVNVNGGAIALGHPIGMSGARLVLHLALELKRRGGGLGAAALCGGGGQGDALLIRVP, encoded by the coding sequence ATGACTCCCACCCCCAGCAGCACCACATCCGTGATCGTCTCCGGAGCCCGTACGCCCATGGGGCGGCTGCTCGGTTCGCTGAAGTCCTTCTCGGGGGCGGACTTGGGCGGCTTCGCCATCAAGGCGGCCCTGGAGCGGGCGGGGATCGGCGGCGACCAGGTCGAGTACGTGATCATGGGCCAGGTCCTGCAGGCCGGAGCCGGGCAGATCCCGGCGCGGCAGGCCGCGGTCAAGGCGGGCATCCCGATGAACGTCCCGGCACTGACCGTGAACAAGGTGTGCCTCTCCGGGCTCGACGCCATCGCGCTCGCCGACCAACTGGTGCGCGCGGGCGAGTTCGACGTCGTCGTCGCCGGCGGCCAGGAGTCCATGACCAACGCCCCGCACCTGATGCCCAAGTCCCGGGAGGGCTACAAGTACGGCTCCCTCGAGGTGCTCGACTCCATGGCGCACGACGGACTGACCGACTCCTTCGACGGCGTGGCCATGGGCGCCTCCACCGAGAAGCACAACACGCGGCTGGGCATCCCGCGCCAGGTGCAGGACGAGATCGCCGCCCGCTCCCACCAGCGGGCCGCCGCCGCGCAGCGCGACGGGCTCTTCCAGGCGGAGATCACCCCCGTGGAGATCCCGCAGCGCAAGGGCGACCCGGTGCTCTTCTCCGAGGACGAGGGCATCCGGGGCGACTCCACCGCCGAGTCGCTGGGCAAGCTGCGGCCCGCGTTCGCCAAGGACGGCACGATCACCGCCGGTTCCGCCTCCCAGATCTCCGACGGCGCGGCGGCGGTCGTCGTGATGAGCAAGGCGAAGGCCGAGGAGCTCGGGGTGGAGTGGATCGCCGAGATCGGCGCGCACGGCAACGTCGCCGGGCCGGACAACTCGCTCCAGTCGCAGCCCTCGAACGCCATTCAGCACGCGCTGAAGAAGGCGGGGCGCGCGGTCGCCGACCTCGATCTGGTCGAGATCAACGAGGCGTTCGCGGCCGTGGCGTACCAGTCCATGAAGGACCTGGAAATCAGCCCCGAAAAGGTGAACGTGAACGGCGGCGCCATCGCCCTGGGGCACCCCATCGGGATGTCCGGGGCGCGCCTGGTCCTCCATCTCGCGCTGGAGTTGAAGCGGCGCGGGGGCGGGCTGGGGGCCGCCGCCCTGTGCGGCGGCGGCGGACAGGGCGACGCCCTGCTCATCCGCGTCCCCTGA
- the mce gene encoding methylmalonyl-CoA epimerase, with protein MLTRIDHIGIACRDLEATVDFYSRTYGFQVFHTEVNQEQGVREAMLRINGTDDGGASYLQLLEPIREDSAVGKWLAKNGEGVHHIAFGTADVDGEAEAIRDKGVRVLYDEPRRGSMDSRITFLHPKDCHGVLTELVTAATPGDGGH; from the coding sequence ATGCTGACGCGTATCGACCACATCGGAATCGCCTGCCGGGACCTGGAGGCAACCGTCGACTTCTACTCTCGCACCTACGGCTTCCAGGTGTTCCACACCGAGGTCAACCAGGAGCAGGGCGTCCGCGAGGCCATGCTGCGGATCAACGGCACGGACGACGGGGGCGCCTCCTACCTCCAGCTCCTGGAGCCCATCCGGGAGGACTCGGCGGTCGGCAAGTGGCTGGCCAAGAACGGCGAGGGCGTCCACCACATCGCGTTCGGCACCGCGGACGTGGACGGCGAGGCGGAGGCCATCCGCGACAAGGGCGTCCGGGTGCTGTACGACGAGCCCCGCAGGGGCAGCATGGACTCGCGGATCACGTTCCTGCACCCCAAGGACTGCCACGGGGTGCTCACCGAACTGGTCACCGCGGCGACGCCGGGCGACGGGGGGCACTGA